The Mesorhizobium sp. M1D.F.Ca.ET.043.01.1.1 genome contains a region encoding:
- a CDS encoding dienelactone hydrolase family protein, whose amino-acid sequence MFRYLARRHDRKHILRTLQRQKRTDHRSIGFGYDTSLAFTVNEAEDKKASGRELAFRTLSEGEQFFSPVLPPEPLKEEENIVIFQSDITTVDEDNNTFECVVTDSGSKDHALVVFHHWYARNRFPTFAKFFAARGITVIEATLPYHFSRGSDDHSEEKFFNANLGRTVRSMRQAVLDGRKIVRWLHSQRYRKISVVGMCLGGTVAGLIAAQEEMVDKAVLMVSPGSPADLVWTGETMKSLRGRIEPAMSLEDLRTAWGLINLEMHTWSLTRPGLDLMFVLGKDDTIARPEASDRVIEVLTKCNRSPEVLRLNCGHSSVGIFPYNMIAARKVLRFLKESPTLAEIWETRGFRYDFSETQMLTKRGRSRPPRI is encoded by the coding sequence ATGTTTCGCTATCTGGCGCGTCGTCATGATCGCAAGCACATCTTGAGAACCTTACAACGCCAGAAGCGTACCGATCACAGGTCCATTGGCTTTGGTTATGATACCTCCTTGGCATTCACGGTTAACGAGGCCGAGGACAAAAAAGCTAGTGGCCGTGAACTGGCGTTCAGGACGCTTTCCGAAGGGGAACAGTTTTTCTCCCCGGTTTTGCCCCCGGAGCCATTAAAAGAAGAAGAAAATATTGTTATTTTTCAGTCTGATATCACAACCGTGGATGAAGACAACAATACATTTGAATGTGTGGTTACCGATAGCGGATCGAAAGATCATGCACTTGTTGTGTTTCATCATTGGTACGCGCGGAACCGTTTCCCAACATTCGCCAAGTTCTTTGCCGCAAGGGGCATAACAGTTATTGAGGCTACCCTCCCATATCATTTTAGTCGTGGTTCCGACGACCATTCCGAGGAAAAATTTTTCAACGCGAATTTGGGACGTACCGTCCGGTCGATGAGACAGGCGGTATTGGATGGTCGTAAGATTGTTCGTTGGCTTCATAGTCAGAGGTATCGAAAAATCTCCGTTGTAGGCATGTGCCTAGGTGGCACGGTTGCTGGTCTGATCGCTGCCCAGGAAGAAATGGTCGATAAAGCGGTTCTCATGGTATCGCCAGGGAGCCCTGCTGATCTTGTTTGGACTGGGGAGACCATGAAGTCGTTACGTGGTCGGATTGAACCGGCCATGTCACTCGAAGATTTGAGAACCGCTTGGGGGCTGATCAACCTAGAGATGCATACGTGGAGTCTCACACGTCCTGGCCTGGATTTGATGTTCGTGCTTGGCAAGGACGACACGATCGCGCGTCCAGAAGCTTCGGATCGGGTGATAGAGGTGTTGACGAAATGCAATCGTTCGCCAGAGGTCCTGCGTCTCAATTGCGGACATTCGTCTGTTGGGATTTTCCCCTACAACATGATCGCAGCCAGGAAGGTGCTGCGATTTTTGAAAGAGTCTCCGACCTTAGCGGAGATCTGGGAGACTCGCGGGTTTCGCTATGACTTTAGCGAAACCCAAATGCTCACCAAACGGGGCAGGTCAAGGCCTCCCCGAATATGA
- a CDS encoding MIP/aquaporin family protein: MTAFDLPRRFAAEALGTGLLVATVVGSGIMADTLTHDAALALLGNTLATGTMLVVLITILGAVSGAHFNPVVSLVFCLNRTLPARDLPAYLVAQFMGGIAGAITAHLMFALPVLEIATKPRAGPAQWFSEMVATFGLVAVILSGARFKQRAVPWLVGLYITAAYWFTASTSFANPAVALARSLTNTFSGIRPIDLPGFIVAELLGALIALALMGWLLRPEIIPQSQPQKAQS; the protein is encoded by the coding sequence ATGACAGCCTTCGATCTTCCGCGCCGGTTCGCCGCCGAGGCCCTGGGCACCGGCCTCCTGGTTGCAACCGTGGTCGGCTCCGGCATCATGGCCGACACGTTGACGCATGACGCGGCGCTGGCGCTGCTGGGCAACACGCTTGCGACCGGCACCATGCTTGTGGTGTTGATTACCATCCTCGGGGCGGTCTCAGGAGCGCATTTCAATCCGGTCGTCTCGCTGGTGTTCTGCTTGAACCGCACGCTGCCAGCCCGCGATCTTCCCGCCTATCTGGTCGCGCAATTCATGGGCGGCATTGCCGGTGCGATCACGGCGCATCTCATGTTCGCACTTCCGGTGCTGGAGATCGCGACGAAGCCGCGTGCCGGACCGGCGCAATGGTTCTCCGAAATGGTGGCCACATTCGGCCTCGTCGCGGTCATTCTCTCCGGAGCCCGGTTCAAGCAGCGAGCCGTGCCATGGCTGGTCGGGCTCTACATCACCGCCGCCTACTGGTTCACCGCCTCTACATCCTTCGCCAATCCGGCCGTGGCGTTGGCGCGTTCGCTGACCAATACGTTCTCCGGCATCAGACCTATCGATCTGCCGGGCTTCATCGTCGCCGAATTGCTTGGCGCATTGATCGCTTTGGCGCTGATGGGCTGGCTGCTGCGGCCGGAGATCATTCCGCAATCCCAGCCGCAGAAGGCACAGTCATGA
- a CDS encoding type II toxin-antitoxin system Phd/YefM family antitoxin, producing MGKRTELTKAKRAAPRAATGRWKLEDAKARFSEVVRHAREEGPQRVSVRGLDAVVVMSVEEFERLAPEKPRPPFVQFMESLHLGGLDLERELDHGRDVEL from the coding sequence ATGGGCAAGCGGACAGAACTGACGAAAGCGAAGCGGGCAGCGCCCCGCGCGGCGACAGGACGATGGAAACTCGAGGACGCTAAGGCGCGCTTCAGCGAGGTGGTGCGGCACGCCCGCGAGGAGGGGCCGCAGCGGGTGAGCGTGCGCGGCCTTGATGCGGTCGTGGTGATGAGCGTCGAAGAGTTCGAGCGCTTGGCGCCTGAGAAACCCCGTCCGCCGTTCGTGCAGTTCATGGAGAGCCTGCATCTCGGCGGGCTCGATCTCGAGCGCGAGCTGGATCACGGGCGAGATGTGGAGCTGTGA
- a CDS encoding metalloregulator ArsR/SmtB family transcription factor, with amino-acid sequence MDEHRALIVFGALSQETRLRVLRLLVVAGPDGIAAGALADQVEVSPSNVSFHLKELERAGLVTQRRDARSILYSAEYDALSGLIRFLMEDCCSGRPEICAPALAAPCCRPGEATCK; translated from the coding sequence GTGGATGAACATCGAGCCCTGATCGTCTTTGGCGCTCTGTCGCAGGAGACGCGCCTGCGCGTTCTGCGACTGTTGGTGGTTGCCGGGCCTGATGGCATTGCCGCCGGTGCGCTCGCCGATCAGGTCGAGGTCTCACCGTCCAACGTCAGCTTCCATCTCAAGGAGCTGGAGCGCGCCGGCCTGGTCACGCAGCGGCGCGACGCGCGCTCGATCCTCTACAGCGCCGAATACGACGCTCTGTCCGGCCTGATCCGCTTCCTGATGGAGGATTGCTGCTCGGGCCGTCCGGAAATCTGCGCGCCGGCGCTTGCAGCACCATGCTGCCGGCCGGGCGAGGCAACGTGTAAATGA
- a CDS encoding type II toxin-antitoxin system VapC family toxin, whose amino-acid sequence MRGWLLDTNVVAALINPQGAPSVKRWAEGQDEETFHISVLTLAEYDKGIHNLAADHAERPRYIAARDALAERFGRRVLSLGDTIVRRWGRISGEVKRVSGHAPPVIDTMLAASALEHDLYLVTRNVKDARSSGAIVFDPWNDDAQMFPLSPLSGREG is encoded by the coding sequence GTGAGGGGCTGGCTGCTCGACACCAATGTCGTGGCCGCCCTCATCAATCCGCAGGGCGCGCCGTCTGTGAAGCGCTGGGCCGAGGGACAGGACGAGGAGACCTTCCACATCAGCGTGCTGACGCTTGCCGAATACGACAAGGGCATCCACAACCTTGCCGCCGATCACGCCGAGCGGCCGCGCTATATAGCGGCCCGCGATGCGCTGGCGGAGCGCTTCGGCAGGCGCGTCCTGTCGCTCGGGGACACGATCGTCCGGCGCTGGGGCCGGATTTCCGGCGAGGTCAAGCGCGTAAGCGGACATGCGCCGCCGGTCATCGATACAATGCTCGCTGCGAGCGCGCTCGAACACGATCTTTATCTGGTCACGCGCAACGTGAAGGACGCGCGGTCTTCCGGCGCAATCGTCTTCGATCCGTGGAATGACGACGCGCAAATGTTCCCACTCAGCCCGCTGAGTGGCAGGGAGGGATAG
- a CDS encoding zincin-like metallopeptidase domain-containing protein → MTSQKRAGVYAQVTEAIIAAIEAGAGDFVMPWHHDGTATSRPTNISSGKPYRGVNTLTLWAAAQSAGYPKGVWGTYRQWQALGAQVRGGERSTTIVFWGPVRGKSDEGEADADGSERTMLFARGYSVFNCAQVDGFEPEPVAPRSNNDRISEADTFYANLGINTVFGGSEAYYLPSADRVHVPALADFKDSASHYSVLFHEGLHATAAKHRLDRDLSGRFGSEAYAMEEVVAELGAAMVLADLSISARPRPDHAAYVASWLKVLRNDSSAIFAAASRAQKAVDWMHAQQPSSELSAAA, encoded by the coding sequence ATGACCTCTCAGAAGCGCGCAGGCGTCTACGCTCAGGTTACCGAGGCGATCATCGCGGCAATCGAAGCCGGTGCAGGTGACTTCGTTATGCCGTGGCATCATGATGGAACGGCGACATCACGGCCCACAAACATATCTTCCGGAAAGCCTTACCGCGGCGTGAACACTCTCACGCTTTGGGCCGCGGCGCAGAGCGCCGGCTATCCCAAGGGCGTGTGGGGAACTTATCGCCAATGGCAAGCCCTGGGCGCCCAAGTCCGCGGAGGCGAGCGATCCACGACGATCGTCTTCTGGGGCCCGGTCCGGGGCAAATCCGACGAGGGCGAGGCCGACGCTGATGGTTCAGAGCGCACCATGCTGTTTGCGCGTGGCTATTCGGTGTTCAACTGTGCTCAAGTTGACGGATTTGAGCCTGAGCCAGTGGCTCCTCGTTCAAACAACGACCGCATCAGCGAAGCCGATACATTTTACGCTAACCTCGGGATCAACACCGTCTTCGGCGGCAGTGAGGCATATTACCTCCCCTCTGCCGACAGGGTGCATGTCCCGGCTCTCGCTGACTTCAAGGACAGTGCGTCGCATTATAGCGTTCTTTTTCATGAAGGCCTTCATGCGACAGCAGCCAAGCACCGGCTGGACCGGGACCTCTCGGGTCGTTTTGGCTCGGAGGCCTATGCGATGGAGGAGGTTGTGGCAGAGCTTGGAGCCGCAATGGTTCTCGCTGACTTGTCGATCTCGGCTCGCCCGAGGCCCGATCACGCGGCTTACGTTGCCAGTTGGTTGAAGGTCCTTCGCAATGATTCTTCCGCCATCTTTGCGGCTGCGAGCAGGGCTCAGAAGGCCGTTGATTGGATGCATGCGCAGCAACCTTCTAGCGAACTCAGCGCCGCCGCGTAG
- a CDS encoding ParB N-terminal domain-containing protein: MHLIKVDPRALKENPDRTRQTKSSPQADALLLATIKAVGIVQPPLVTAETGGGNGYIINAGHRRVKQAIAAGLEEIEVLVGEAASDNGAMRSMIENVAFSPLSSVDQWRAIERLVALGWTEEAIGIALAQPLRQIRKLRLLANVLPAMLDHMARGDMPNEGQLRTIASASLEEQKQVWKKHKPSKADPQVSWWSVAQGLTKTRMYARDASFGDDLAQAYGIAWVEDLFAPADEDSRYTTDVEAFLGAQQEWMTNNLPKKSVLVEVNGWGQPELPKKAERVYGKPTKSDCTAMYLDRDGKVQSVHYRVPEAKKAKGKDSGAGTDGADDAGIASASRPDVTRKGIEMIGDLRTDALHEALARAPIEDDTLMALLVLAFAGQNISVASGARDISYFGAASLGEHAARLLNPEGVFEFDMDTLRAAVRSLLIDVLSCRENRSNSGIVACVAGDAIGADDFLPNMGSEEFLSCLSRSALEASCKDTPVLPRQKVKDTRAALVEHFREGRLIHPAALFAPDKAKLSSWLTSKAASEEDDPDAQGEDPQMAEDAGGAEREDAFREAAE, translated from the coding sequence ATGCATCTCATCAAAGTCGATCCGCGCGCGCTGAAGGAAAATCCCGACCGTACGCGCCAGACAAAATCGTCACCGCAGGCCGACGCGCTGCTCCTGGCCACCATCAAGGCAGTCGGGATCGTGCAGCCGCCCCTCGTCACCGCCGAGACCGGCGGCGGCAATGGCTATATCATCAATGCCGGCCATCGCCGGGTGAAGCAGGCGATTGCCGCGGGCCTCGAGGAAATCGAAGTCCTGGTCGGGGAAGCCGCAAGCGACAATGGTGCCATGCGCTCGATGATCGAAAACGTGGCTTTCTCGCCCCTCAGTTCCGTCGACCAATGGCGGGCGATCGAACGCCTGGTCGCGCTCGGCTGGACCGAAGAGGCGATCGGCATCGCGCTTGCACAGCCGCTGCGCCAGATCAGAAAGCTGCGCCTGCTTGCGAATGTCCTTCCCGCCATGCTCGACCACATGGCCAGGGGCGACATGCCCAACGAGGGCCAGCTGCGCACGATCGCTTCCGCTTCGCTCGAAGAGCAGAAGCAAGTCTGGAAAAAGCACAAGCCGTCAAAGGCCGATCCGCAGGTGTCCTGGTGGAGTGTGGCTCAAGGCCTCACAAAGACCCGCATGTATGCGCGCGATGCCAGCTTCGGCGACGACCTGGCGCAGGCCTACGGCATCGCCTGGGTCGAGGACCTGTTCGCGCCAGCCGATGAGGACAGCCGCTATACCACCGACGTCGAGGCTTTCCTCGGCGCCCAGCAGGAATGGATGACGAACAATCTGCCCAAGAAAAGCGTGCTGGTTGAAGTCAACGGTTGGGGTCAGCCGGAACTGCCGAAGAAGGCAGAACGGGTCTACGGTAAGCCCACGAAGTCGGATTGCACGGCGATGTATCTCGACCGCGACGGCAAGGTGCAGTCGGTGCACTACCGCGTGCCAGAGGCGAAGAAGGCCAAAGGCAAAGATAGTGGCGCCGGCACCGATGGTGCGGACGACGCCGGTATCGCCTCGGCGTCGCGGCCGGATGTCACCCGCAAGGGCATCGAGATGATCGGCGATTTGCGCACCGACGCGCTGCATGAGGCGCTTGCCCGCGCCCCGATCGAGGATGATACGCTGATGGCGCTGCTTGTTCTGGCTTTCGCCGGCCAGAATATCAGCGTCGCATCCGGGGCCCGCGACATCTCCTATTTTGGAGCCGCAAGCCTTGGGGAACACGCGGCGCGCTTGTTGAATCCGGAGGGCGTGTTCGAGTTCGACATGGACACGCTGCGCGCGGCGGTGCGGTCGCTGCTGATCGACGTGCTCTCCTGCCGCGAGAACAGGTCGAACAGCGGCATTGTCGCGTGCGTGGCGGGCGATGCGATCGGCGCGGACGATTTTCTACCGAACATGGGCAGCGAGGAATTCCTCTCCTGCCTATCGCGTTCGGCGCTCGAAGCATCCTGCAAGGACACGCCGGTCCTGCCGCGCCAGAAGGTCAAGGACACCCGCGCAGCACTCGTCGAGCATTTCAGGGAGGGGCGCCTCATCCATCCGGCGGCCCTGTTCGCGCCGGACAAGGCAAAACTTTCGTCCTGGCTGACCAGCAAGGCGGCCAGCGAGGAAGACGATCCCGACGCTCAGGGCGAGGATCCGCAGATGGCTGAGGATGCTGGCGGCGCTGAGCGCGAGGACGCTTTCCGCGAAGCGGCCGAATAG
- the arsC gene encoding arsenate reductase (glutaredoxin) (This arsenate reductase requires both glutathione and glutaredoxin to convert arsenate to arsenite, after which the efflux transporter formed by ArsA and ArsB can extrude the arsenite from the cell, providing resistance.) — MTVTIYHNPACGTSRNTLAMIRASGEDPVVIEYLKTPPTPERLVELIPALGLTPRELLREKGTPYAELGLADPKWSDDELIDLMLAHPVLINRPIVETPRGARLCRPSEAVLPLLEHPVREFVKEDGEKVAYTPPA; from the coding sequence ATGACGGTCACGATCTATCACAATCCCGCCTGCGGCACCTCGCGCAACACGCTCGCCATGATCCGCGCCAGCGGCGAAGATCCGGTGGTGATCGAATATCTCAAGACGCCGCCGACCCCCGAGCGGCTGGTCGAGCTAATCCCGGCGCTGGGCCTCACGCCGCGCGAGTTGCTGCGGGAGAAGGGGACGCCTTATGCCGAGCTTGGCCTCGCCGACCCGAAATGGAGCGACGACGAGCTGATCGATCTCATGCTCGCACACCCGGTCCTCATCAACCGGCCGATCGTCGAGACGCCAAGGGGCGCAAGGCTTTGCCGGCCTTCCGAGGCGGTGCTGCCGCTTCTCGAGCATCCGGTGCGCGAGTTCGTGAAGGAAGACGGCGAGAAAGTCGCGTACACGCCGCCGGCCTAG